Proteins from a genomic interval of Procambarus clarkii isolate CNS0578487 chromosome 45, FALCON_Pclarkii_2.0, whole genome shotgun sequence:
- the LOC138350395 gene encoding microtubule-actin cross-linking factor 1, isoforms 6/7-like, whose amino-acid sequence MEKDSLSLQDDLNSFEMVKRLANGCITLKCQQQPAPPSSANNNLHHPRVPATTCTTLKCQQQPASPSSASNNVHHPQVPATTCTTLKCQQQPAPPSSASNNLHHPRVPATTCTTLECQQQPAPPSSASNNLHHPQVPATTCTTLECQQQPAPPSSASNNLHHPQVPATTCTTLKCQQQPAPPSSASNNLHHPQVPATTCTTLECQQQPAPPSSASNNLHHPQVPATTCTTLECQQQPAPPLSASNNLHHPQVPATTCTTLKCQQQPAPPSSASNNLHHPQVPATTCTTLECPSSAGRKLNHTS is encoded by the coding sequence atggaaaaggactcactatcacttcaagacgatctaaatagttttgaaatggtcaaaagattggctaaTGGGTGCATCACCCTCAAGTGCcagcaacaacctgcaccaccctCAAGTGccaacaacaacctgcaccaccctCGAGTGCcagcaacaacctgcaccaccctCAAGTGCCAGCAACAACCTGCATCACCCTCAAGTGCCAGCAACAACGTGCACCACCCTCAAGTGCcagcaacaacctgcaccaccctCAAGTGCcagcaacaacctgcaccaccctCGAGTGCcagcaacaacctgcaccaccctCGAGTGCcagcaacaacctgcaccaccctTGAGTGCcagcaacaacctgcaccaccctCAAGTGCcagcaacaacctgcaccaccctCAAGTGCcagcaacaacctgcaccaccctCGAGTGCcagcaacaacctgcaccaccctCAAGTGCcagcaacaacctgcaccaccctCAAGTGCcagcaacaacctgcaccaccctCAAGTGCcagcaacaacctgcaccaccctCAAGTGCcagcaacaacctgcaccaccctCAAGTGCCAGCAACAACGTGCACCACCCTCGAGTGCcagcaacaacctgcaccaccctCAAGTGCcagcaacaacctgcaccaccctCAAGTGCcagcaacaacctgcaccaccctTGAGTGCcagcaacaacctgcaccaccctTGAGTGCcagcaacaacctgcaccaccctCAAGTGCcagcaacaacctgcaccaccctCAAGTGccaacaacaacctgcaccaccctCGAGTGCCAGCAACAACCTGCATCACCCTCAAGTGCcagcaacaacctgcaccaccctCGAGTGCCCCTCAAGTGCCGGTAGGAAACTGAATCATACATCGTAA
- the LOC123769998 gene encoding uncharacterized protein, which yields MKLFILSTLLIIAAVNAAPKPLVASEGGDKWVPAPREPLLVVMKKVAATTLRTLTFTPNTDSRHNHQDNTATLTGRGEHHHTDTGQQHHQLNGQDKEMAELKSQDKEMAELKSQDKEMAELKSQDKEMAELKSQDKEMAELKSQDKEMAELKSQDKEMAELKSQDQKDEQNREKRQEEEMKGQEEEEEEHKGQEEEEEEHKGQEQVEEDQNNKSQGEKEQEEQVKQDEKQEKKQKRENDDDDDEDDDDEEDDDDDDDDEEDDDDDDDDDDDDDDDDDDDDDDDDDDDDDDEEDESDTISGSNSGGDSEDSSSVASHQPQEDHLHVQEDLGHLHVQEGVDLNTGRPSRGSQHKVENNTSNKHPEKSEKLTKLPEAGTRGRIQQFEKKADTLGTVHHILQAEKADTPVVHHILQAEKADTPVVHHILQAEKADTPVVHHILQAEKADTPVVHRILQAEKADTPVVHHILQAEKADTPVVHHILQAEKADTPVVHHILQAEKADTPVVHHILQAEKADTPVVHHILETEKADTPVVHQVLQAEKADTPVVHHILQAEKADTPVVHHILQAEKADTPVVHHILQAEKADTPVVHHILQAEKADTPVVHHILQAEKADTPVVHHILQAEKADTPVVHHILQAEKADTPVVHHILQAEKADTPVVHHILQAEKADTPVVHQVLQAEKADTPVVQHILEAEKADTL from the exons aTGAAGCTCTTCATATTATCAACGCTGCTAATTATTGCAGCTGTCAATGCCGCCCCTA AGCCGCTGGTGGCGTCGGAGGGTGGCGACAAGTGGGTGCCAGCTCCCAGGGAGCCCTTACTGGTGGTGATGAAGAAGGTCGCCGCCACCACACTAAGAACACTCACATTCACACCCAACACGGACTcccgccacaaccaccaggaTAACACGGCCACGCTGACAGGTAGAGGTGAACACCACCACACGGACACggggcagcaacaccaccaactgaATGGTCAAGATAAGGAGATGGCGGAACTAAAGAGTCAAGATAAGGAGATGGCGGAACTAAAGAGTCAAGATAAGGAGATGGCGGAACTAAAGAGTCAAGATAAGGAGATGGCGGAACTAAAGAGTCAAGATAAGGAGATGGCGGAACTAAAGAGTCAAGATAAGGAGATGGCGGAACTAAAGAGTCAAGATAAGGAGATGGCGGAACTAAAGAGTCAAGATCAGAAagatgaacaaaacagggaaaaaCGCCAAGAAGAAGAAATGAAGGgtcaggaagaggaagaggaggaacacaagggtcaagaagaggaagaggaggaacacAAGGGTCAGGAACAGGTGGAGGAAGACCAGAATAATAAAAGTCAGGGAGAGAAGGAACAGGAGGAACAGGTGAAGCAggatgaaaaacaagaaaaaaaacagaaaaggGAGAATGATGACGACGACGACGAAGACGAcgatgatgaggaagatgacgatgatgatgacgatgatgaggaagatgacgatGACGATGATGACGACGATgatgacgacgacgacgacgatgaTGACGACGACGACGATGATGACGACGACGATGACGACGATGAGGAAGATGAGAGTGACACAATATCAGGCTCTAACTCTGG TGGCGACTCGGAGGACTCCAGCAGTGTCGCTTCTCATCAACCCCAGG AGGACCACCTTCACGTCCAAGAGGACTTGGGACACCTACACGTCCAAGAGGGCGTGGATCTCAACACAGGCAGACCCAGCAGGGGCTCTCAACACAAG GTGGAGAACAACACGAGTAATAAGCATCCAGAAAAAAGTGAGAAGCTGACGAAATTGCCTGAGGCTGGAACTCGAGGACGTATTCAACAATTTGAAAAAAAGGCTGACACACTAGGAACTGTCCATCATATCCTGCAAGCAGAGAAGGCTGACACCCCAGTTGTTCACCATATCCTACAAGCAGAGAAGGCTGACACCCCAGTTGTTCACCATATCCTACAAGCAGAGAAGGCTGACACCCCAGTTGTTCACCATATCCTACAAGCAGAGAAGGCTGACACCCCAGTTGTTCACCGTATCCTACAAGCAGAGAAGGCTGACACCCCAGTTGTTCACCATATCCTACAAGCAGAGAAGGCTGACACCCCAGTTGTTCACCATATTCTACAAGCAGAGAAGGCTGACACCCCAGTTGTTCACCATATCCTACAAGCAGAGAAGGCTGACACCCCAGTTGTTCACCATATCCTACAAGCAGAGAAGGCTGACACCCCAGTTGTTCACCATATCCTGGAGACAGAGAAGGCTGACACCCCAGTTGTTCACCAGGTCCTGCAAGCAGAGAAGGCTGACACCCCAGTTGTTCACCATATCCTACAAGCAGAGAAGGCTGACACCCCAGTTGTTCACCATATCCTACAAGCAGAGAAGGCTGACACCCCAGTTGTTCACCATATCCTACAAGCAGAGAAGGCTGACACCCCAGTTGTTCACCATATCCTACAAGCAGAGAAGGCTGACACCCCAGTTGTTCACCATATCCTACAAGCAGAGAAGGCTGACACCCCAGTTGTTCACCATATCCTACAAGCAGAGAAGGCTGACACCCCAGTTGTTCACCATATCCTGCAAGCAGAGAAGGCTGACACCCCAGTTGTTCACCATATCCTACAAGCAGAGAAGGCTGACACCCCAGTTGTTCACCATATCCTGCAAGCAGAGAAGGCTGACACCCCAGTTGTTCACCAGGTCCTGCAAGCAGAGAAGGCTGACACCCCAGTTGTTCAACATATCCTGGAGGCAGAGAAGGCTGACACTCTGTGA